A section of the Methanoregula formicica SMSP genome encodes:
- the hisC gene encoding histidinol-phosphate transaminase, translating to MERLVRSCYKKKSGYVFAKKAEDIAREYGMTRIARLASNENPEPLSPAALAAATDALATVNRYPDEKASVLMSALRATYAHEHFVTGVGMDGVIETILRTLVEPGEKVVISTPTFSFYALAAMGQGAETATVPREADFSVDPRKLLKEAKDAKVTVLCSPNNPTGNATPVPVVEEILEGIEGLLFLDNAYVEFSGIDYLPLMRKHENLVLGRTLSKVYALAGLRVGYAFTPRWLPPWYNRAGTPFAVNAVSMAAAAAALSDRERAERYIAQVKRWRKRFMDEVKYPVMPSDANFVMIDVSPHKSDEIVEELARKGVVVRSCRSFTGLEDHYIRASIGADWENELFLEVINSL from the coding sequence ATGGAACGCTTGGTTAGGTCCTGCTACAAGAAGAAGAGCGGGTATGTCTTTGCGAAAAAAGCGGAGGATATCGCACGCGAGTACGGCATGACCCGCATCGCCCGGCTCGCGAGTAACGAGAACCCCGAACCGCTCTCCCCTGCAGCGCTTGCCGCTGCAACAGATGCCCTCGCGACCGTGAACCGGTATCCCGATGAGAAGGCCAGCGTCCTCATGAGCGCCCTCCGCGCCACCTATGCGCACGAACACTTCGTGACCGGGGTCGGGATGGATGGTGTCATTGAGACGATCTTACGCACGCTGGTCGAACCCGGCGAGAAGGTCGTGATCTCGACCCCGACCTTCTCCTTTTACGCGCTCGCCGCCATGGGGCAGGGAGCCGAGACAGCAACGGTTCCCCGGGAAGCAGACTTCTCGGTCGATCCCAGGAAGCTGTTGAAAGAAGCGAAGGACGCGAAGGTAACGGTCCTCTGCTCCCCCAACAACCCGACCGGGAATGCGACCCCGGTTCCGGTTGTCGAGGAGATCCTCGAAGGGATCGAGGGCCTGCTCTTCCTCGACAATGCCTACGTGGAGTTCTCGGGAATCGATTACCTCCCACTGATGAGAAAGCACGAGAACCTTGTCCTTGGCCGGACCCTCTCGAAAGTGTATGCCCTTGCCGGGCTCCGGGTCGGCTATGCCTTCACGCCCCGCTGGCTTCCGCCGTGGTATAACCGGGCCGGGACCCCGTTTGCGGTCAATGCGGTCTCCATGGCTGCTGCCGCAGCGGCGCTTTCCGACAGGGAGCGTGCGGAACGCTATATCGCTCAGGTGAAACGCTGGCGGAAGCGTTTCATGGACGAAGTGAAATATCCTGTCATGCCCTCCGATGCAAACTTCGTCATGATCGATGTCTCGCCCCACAAGAGCGATGAGATCGTGGAGGAGCTGGCAAGGAAAGGCGTGGTGGTCCGGTCCTGCCGGAGTTTCACCGGTCTTGAGGATCATTATATCCGGGCCAGTATCGGCGCGGACTGGGAGAACGAGCTCTTCCTTGAGGTGATCAACAGCCTATGA
- a CDS encoding adenylate kinase family protein: MMCGITGTPGTGKSMIADELARRGHTVVHITETVGPYVTGEDEKRDVQIIDVDRWVAEFKPVDGFVEGHFAHLLPCDRVVVLRCRPDELAARLEQRKYREAKIRENTEAEALDSCLIETIEEHDPSHIFELDTTGRDAAYCADRIEAFVRGEIPADFGHIDWSSYLEAHL; encoded by the coding sequence ATGATGTGTGGCATTACCGGCACGCCCGGCACCGGCAAATCGATGATCGCAGACGAGCTGGCCCGCCGCGGGCATACGGTTGTCCACATCACCGAAACGGTCGGCCCCTATGTCACCGGTGAAGACGAGAAGCGCGATGTGCAGATTATCGACGTGGACCGGTGGGTTGCGGAGTTCAAACCGGTTGACGGGTTTGTGGAGGGGCACTTCGCCCACCTGCTCCCCTGTGATCGTGTGGTGGTCCTCCGCTGCCGCCCCGATGAACTCGCTGCCCGCTTAGAACAGCGCAAGTACCGTGAAGCTAAAATTCGGGAGAACACCGAGGCGGAAGCCCTCGACTCCTGTCTTATAGAGACGATCGAGGAACACGACCCGTCCCACATTTTCGAGCTCGATACCACCGGCCGCGATGCTGCGTACTGTGCCGACCGGATCGAGGCGTTCGTCCGCGGGGAGATCCCGGCAGATTTCGGCCACATAGACTGGTCGTCCTATCTGGAGGCGCACC